A region of Gracilinanus agilis isolate LMUSP501 chromosome 3, AgileGrace, whole genome shotgun sequence DNA encodes the following proteins:
- the RNF6 gene encoding E3 ubiquitin-protein ligase RNF6: MDQSRSSSGGGSEQASSQDHRHSEDERRWQQERLSREEAYYQFINELNDEDYRLMRDHNLLGTPGEVTSEELQQRLDGAKEHLASQPDLETRQTEGGTLGDAEIPRDSSNGDSLLEWLNTFRRTGNATRSGQSGNQTWRAVSRTNPNSGEFRFSLEININHENNGFEAPSDEYASVSHSHASRNHPGNGHQRAVSPVARRTRSQTSVTLNDDNLNVPRTRMARSSRRRNSVEMSFSMLGRVRSRNRGSVSVSRTNSINDNLSGHANPQSTSESNIREGLAASSQLQGNRGRTPVPTRSASQRQEPGNLESAVNSRSRSPVQRQSNAVDSEEHRENRPLQQTFRRSVRRRHVARVYLEPAGEHRSTTHTPLSNSGLLSRITVEGEESIRPTAAVRRHPTITLDLQVRRIRPGENRDRDSIANRTRSRVGLAENTVTFESNSGGFRRTISRSERAGIRTYVSTIRIPLRRISENGLGEPSSVALRSILRQIMTGFGELSSLMETESESEFQRSGQHLREMHSEVSNSHAVDGSQQNEVSFQERQAQEGSIEMSDENERTQSNNRNSENRENRQSQDANNLVESGTLPILRLAHFFLLNEDDDDEHFRGLTKEQIDNLSTRNFGNIESELSKTCSVCINEYVTGNKLRQLPCMHEFHIHCIDRWLSENCTCPICRQPVLGSNIADNG, encoded by the exons ATGGATCAGTCTAGGTCTAGTTCAGGTGGAGGTAGTGAACAGGCCTCTTCTCAAGACCACCGTCACAGTGAAGATGAGCGAAGATGGCAGCAAGAGCGCCTCAGCAGGGAAGAGGCCTATTACCAGTTCATTAATGAACTCAATGATGAAGATTATAGGTTAATGAGAGACCACAATCTCCTAGGCACCCCTG gAGAGGTAACATCAGAAGAGCTACAGCAGCGATTGGATGGAGCCAAGGAGCATCTAGCATCCCAGCCTGACTTGGAGACTAGACAAACTGAGGGAGGAACTTTGGGAG aTGCAGAAATCCCTAGGGACAGTTCAAATGGAGACTCTCTGTTAGAATGGCTGAATACTTTCCGTCGGACAGGAAATGCAACTCGAAGTGGACAGAGTGGGAACCAAACTTGGAGGGCTGTGAGTCGAACAAATCCGAATAGTGGAGAGTTTCGGTTTAGTCTGGAAATTAATATAAATCATGAAAACAATGGATTTGAAGCTCCTAGTGATGAATATGCAAGTGTTTCTCATTCTCATGCCAGCAGAAATCATCCTGGAAATGGACACCAAAGAGCCGTTAGTCCTGTGGCCAGGAGAACAAGGAGCCAGACCTCAGTGACTCTGAATGATGACAATCTCAACGTCCCAAGGACTAGAATGGCAAGAAGTTCAAGGAGGCGGAATTCAGTAGAAATGTCTTTTTCTATGTTGGGAAGGGTAAGGAGCAGAAATAGGGGGTCAGTAAGTGTTTCTAGAACAAATTCCATAAATGATAATCTGAGTGGTCATGCAAACCCCCAGAGCACTAGTGAATCCAACATTAGAGAAGGGTTAGCTGCATCTTCACAGCTCCAGGGAAACAGGGGTAGAACTCCTGTTCCCACAAGGAGTGCAAGCCAAAGACAAGAGCCAGGAAACTTAGAGTCGGCTGTAAATAGTCGAAGCCGGTCACCAGTTCAAAGACAGAGTAATGCTGTGGATTCTGAAGAACATAGGGAAAATAGACCTTTACAGCAAACCTTTAGAAGGTCAGTTAGGAGGAGACATGTAGCTCGTGTCTATTTAGAGCCAGCTGGGGAACACAGAAGTACTACCCATACCCCACTGTCTAATTCAGGACTACTGTCAAGAATTACAGTGGAAGGAGAAGAATCCATTAGACCCACAGCTGCTGTGAGACGGCATCCAACTATCACACTGGACCTTCAGGTTCGAAGGATTCGTCCTGGAGAAAATAGAGATCGGGATAGTATTGCAAATAGAACTCGCTCTAGAGTAGGATTGGCAGAAAACACAGTCACCTTCGAGAGCAATAGTGGGGGTTTTCGTCGAACCATTTCTCGCTCAGAACGTGCTGGCATTCGAACCTATGTCAGCACCATAAGGATTCCACTCCGTAGGATTTCAGAGAACGGACTTGGTGAGCCGTCGTCAGTGGCTTTACggtcaattttaagacagatcATGACTGGATTTGGGGAACTGAGTTCTCTGATGGAGACTGAATCTGAGTCTGAATTTCAGAGGAGTGGGCAACATTTAAGAGAGATGCATTCAGAGGTGAGTAATTCACATGCAGTTGATGGCAGTCAACAAAATGAAGTATCTTTTCAAGAGAGACAGGCCCAAGAAGGCAGCATTGAAATGAGTGATGAAAATGAGAGGACCCAATCTAATAACCGCAACagtgaaaatagagaaaacaGGCAATCTCAAGATGCAAACAATTTGGTTGAAAGTGGGACACTACCTATTCTTCGTCTtgcccatttctttttattaaatgaggatgatgatgatgagcaCTTTAGGGGCTTAACCAAAGAGCAGATTGACAATCTTTCTACACGGAACTTTGGAAATATTGAAAGTGAACTAAGTAAAACCTGTAGCGTTTGTATCAATGAATATGTAACAGGAAATAAGCTCAGGCAATTACCTTGCATGCATGAGTTTCATATTCATTGTATTGATCGCTGGCTATCTGAGAATTGTACTTGTCCTATATGTCGGCAGCCTGTTTTAGGATCCAATATAGCAGACAATGGATAA